From Methylobacterium radiodurans, a single genomic window includes:
- a CDS encoding ATP12 family chaperone protein, whose translation MSDDVTSDWLSDEPGRPDPMRAARAQTKPTLPKRFYKEAAFSEGEHGYRLTLDGRPANTPGRNPLAGPNRDLAAILAAEWGAQAEFIDPATMPVTRLVNTTLDGVAPRLEAVAEDLAAYAGTDLVAYRADAPERLVADQARAWDPVLDWARDTFGARLILSEGVMHVTQPEASVAALRKAVLVIDNPYRLAALHTLTTLTGSLLIALAVLHGRLTPEEAWAAAHVDETYQAAVWGADAEAEERLAKRRTEFDAAAVVAALAD comes from the coding sequence ATGAGCGACGACGTGACCTCCGACTGGCTCAGCGACGAGCCCGGCCGCCCCGACCCGATGCGGGCGGCCCGTGCCCAGACCAAGCCCACCCTGCCGAAGCGCTTCTACAAGGAGGCGGCCTTCTCGGAGGGAGAGCATGGCTATCGCCTCACCCTCGATGGGCGCCCGGCCAACACGCCGGGCCGCAACCCGCTCGCCGGGCCGAACCGCGACCTCGCCGCGATCCTGGCGGCGGAATGGGGGGCGCAGGCCGAATTCATCGATCCTGCCACCATGCCGGTGACGCGGCTGGTCAACACCACCCTCGATGGGGTCGCGCCACGCCTGGAGGCCGTGGCAGAGGATCTGGCGGCTTATGCGGGCACGGATCTCGTTGCCTACAGGGCGGACGCGCCGGAGCGCCTCGTGGCCGATCAGGCCCGTGCCTGGGACCCGGTGCTCGACTGGGCCCGCGACACCTTCGGTGCCCGCCTGATCCTGAGCGAGGGCGTGATGCACGTGACGCAGCCGGAGGCGAGCGTCGCGGCTCTGCGCAAAGCGGTGCTCGTGATCGACAATCCCTACCGGCTGGCCGCGCTCCACACGCTGACGACGCTCACCGGCTCTCTCCTGATCGCGCTCGCGGTGCTGCACGGGCGGCTGACGCCCGAGGAAGCCTGGGCGGCGGCCCATGTGGACGAGACCTACCAGGCCGCCGTCTGGGGGGCTGACGCGGAGGCCGAGGAGCGCCTCGCCAAGCGCCGCACCGAGTTCGATGCCGCGGCGGTCGTGGCCGCGCTCGCCGATTGA
- a CDS encoding acyl-CoA carboxylase subunit beta, protein MKDILETLEQRRAQARLGGGEKRVEAQHKRGKLTARERIELLLDHGSFEEFDMFVQHRSTDFGMENQKIPGDGVITGWGTVNGRTVFLFSKDFTVFGGSLSETHAAKIVKVQDMALKMRAPIIGIFDAGGARIQEGVAALGGYGEVFRRNVAASGVIPQISVIMGPCAGGDVYSPAMTDFIFMVRDTSYMFVTGPDVVKTVTNEVVTAEELGGAKVHTAKSSIADGAFENDVEAILQIRRLLDFLPANNIDGVPEIESFDDPLRLDKSLDTLIPDNPNKPYDMGELIRRVVDEGDFFEIQAAYARNIITGFGRIEGRTVGFVANQPLVLAGVLDSDASRKAARFVRYCDAFSIPIVTFVDVPGFLPGTAQEYGGLIKHGAKLLFAYSQATVPLVTVITRKAFGGAYDVMASKHVGADVNYAWPTAQIAVMGAKGAVEIIFRAEIGDDAKIAERTKEYEDRFLSPFVAAERGYIDEVIMPHSTRKRVARALSMLRTKEMEQPWKKHDNIPL, encoded by the coding sequence ATGAAGGACATTCTCGAGACGCTCGAGCAGCGGCGCGCCCAGGCCCGCCTCGGTGGCGGCGAGAAGCGCGTGGAGGCGCAGCACAAGCGCGGCAAGCTGACGGCGCGCGAGCGCATCGAACTCCTGCTCGACCACGGGTCGTTCGAGGAGTTCGACATGTTCGTGCAGCACCGCTCCACCGATTTCGGCATGGAGAACCAGAAGATCCCCGGCGACGGCGTCATCACCGGCTGGGGCACGGTGAACGGCCGCACGGTCTTCCTGTTCTCGAAGGACTTCACGGTGTTCGGCGGCTCGCTCTCCGAGACGCACGCCGCCAAGATCGTGAAGGTGCAGGACATGGCGCTGAAGATGCGCGCCCCGATCATCGGCATCTTCGACGCCGGCGGCGCGCGCATTCAGGAGGGCGTGGCGGCGCTCGGCGGCTACGGCGAGGTCTTCCGCCGCAACGTCGCGGCGTCCGGCGTGATCCCGCAGATCTCCGTCATCATGGGGCCGTGCGCAGGCGGCGACGTCTACTCGCCGGCCATGACCGACTTCATCTTCATGGTGCGCGACACGAGCTACATGTTCGTGACCGGCCCCGACGTGGTGAAGACCGTGACGAACGAGGTCGTCACCGCGGAGGAACTCGGCGGCGCCAAGGTACACACCGCGAAGTCCTCGATCGCCGACGGCGCCTTCGAGAACGACGTCGAGGCGATCCTGCAGATCCGCCGGCTGCTCGACTTCCTGCCCGCCAACAACATCGACGGCGTGCCGGAGATCGAGAGCTTCGACGACCCGTTGCGTCTCGACAAATCCCTCGACACGCTGATCCCCGACAACCCGAACAAGCCCTACGACATGGGCGAGCTGATCCGGCGCGTGGTGGACGAGGGCGACTTCTTCGAGATCCAGGCGGCGTATGCCCGCAACATCATCACGGGGTTCGGCCGCATCGAGGGCCGCACGGTCGGCTTCGTGGCGAACCAGCCGCTGGTGCTGGCGGGCGTGCTCGACTCGGACGCCTCGCGCAAGGCGGCGCGCTTCGTGCGCTACTGCGACGCCTTCTCGATCCCGATCGTCACCTTCGTGGACGTGCCGGGCTTCCTGCCGGGCACGGCGCAGGAATACGGCGGCCTGATCAAGCACGGCGCCAAGCTGCTCTTTGCCTACTCCCAGGCGACGGTGCCGCTGGTGACGGTGATCACGCGAAAAGCCTTCGGCGGCGCCTACGACGTCATGGCCTCGAAGCATGTCGGCGCCGACGTGAACTACGCCTGGCCTACCGCCCAGATCGCCGTGATGGGCGCCAAGGGCGCGGTCGAGATCATCTTCCGGGCCGAGATCGGCGACGACGCCAAGATCGCCGAGCGGACGAAGGAGTACGAGGACCGCTTCCTCTCGCCCTTCGTGGCGGCCGAGCGCGGCTACATCGACGAGGTGATCATGCCGCACTCGACCCGCAAGCGCGTCGCCCGGGCGCTCAGCATGCTGCGCACCAAGGAGATGGAGCAGCCCTGGAAGAAGCACGACAACATCCCGCTCTGA
- a CDS encoding PhoX family protein: MTNLNRSQAAEAAEDAGSNASPNPTLGEVVATRFHRRDLLRGALAVGAISAVVAPRALAAAQGAPREAASPFPFAELPAGSDERHHVAAGHDAEILIRWGDPVLPGAPAFDPRNQTPEAQARQFGYNNDFIGYFPLPGAADPAAHGLLVVNHEYTNEELMFPGLGRQDGKAAFAGMSQDLVDIEMAAHGGSVIEVKRVDGRWQVVPDSRYARRITATTPMTLTGPASGSDRLRTKADPEGRQVLGMINNCAGGTTPWGTWLTCEENINYYFGGKLAADSPEARNHKRLGMPGNLYAWGKYHERFDLGAEPNEPNRFGWVVEIDPFDPASVPKKRTAMGRFKHEGAAGILAADGRYVVFQGDDERFDYVYRFVTEAKVDLQDRSANRDILDRGTLFVARFDADGRGAWLPLVHGQGPLTPENGFRDQADVLVETRRAADLLGATKMDRPEDVEANPKTGKVYVMLTNNSKRKADQVDAANPRPDNRFGHIVELSPDGRDYAAPGFAWEVLVRCGDPAIAAVGATFSSATTRDGWFGMPDNCSVDGQGRLWVATDGNSAGRTGRTDGIWAMETEGPGRGTGKHFFQVPTGAEMCGPYFTPDDTTFFVAVQHPGEADEEDPKAEPATFERPATRWPDFDPNLPPRPAVVAITRRGGGRVGT, translated from the coding sequence ATGACGAACCTCAACCGCTCGCAGGCCGCCGAGGCCGCCGAGGATGCGGGCTCGAACGCGAGCCCGAACCCGACGCTCGGCGAAGTGGTGGCCACCCGCTTCCACCGGCGCGACCTGCTGCGTGGGGCCCTCGCGGTCGGGGCGATCAGCGCCGTGGTCGCGCCGCGCGCGCTGGCGGCGGCGCAGGGCGCCCCCCGCGAAGCCGCCTCGCCGTTCCCCTTCGCCGAGTTGCCGGCCGGCTCCGACGAGCGTCACCACGTCGCGGCGGGTCACGATGCCGAGATCCTGATCCGCTGGGGCGATCCCGTGCTGCCCGGCGCGCCCGCCTTCGACCCGCGCAACCAGACGCCGGAGGCGCAAGCCCGACAGTTCGGCTACAACAACGACTTCATCGGCTATTTCCCGCTGCCGGGCGCCGCCGACCCGGCGGCCCACGGCCTGCTCGTGGTCAACCACGAGTACACCAACGAGGAGCTGATGTTTCCCGGCCTCGGCCGGCAGGACGGCAAGGCGGCCTTCGCCGGCATGTCTCAGGACCTCGTCGACATCGAGATGGCGGCCCACGGCGGCTCGGTAATCGAGGTGAAGCGGGTGGACGGCCGCTGGCAGGTGGTGCCGGATTCCCGGTACGCCCGCCGCATCACCGCGACGACCCCGATGACGCTCACCGGCCCCGCCTCCGGCTCGGACCGCCTGCGCACCAAGGCCGACCCCGAGGGCCGGCAGGTGCTCGGCATGATCAACAACTGCGCGGGTGGCACCACGCCCTGGGGCACGTGGCTCACCTGCGAGGAGAACATCAACTACTATTTCGGCGGAAAGCTCGCCGCGGATTCGCCGGAGGCGCGCAATCACAAGCGCCTCGGCATGCCCGGCAACCTCTACGCCTGGGGCAAGTACCACGAGCGCTTCGATCTCGGGGCCGAGCCGAACGAGCCGAACCGCTTCGGCTGGGTGGTTGAGATCGACCCCTTCGACCCGGCCTCGGTGCCGAAGAAGCGCACCGCCATGGGCCGGTTCAAGCACGAGGGCGCGGCCGGTATCCTGGCGGCCGACGGGCGCTACGTCGTGTTCCAGGGCGACGACGAGCGCTTCGACTACGTCTACCGCTTCGTCACGGAGGCGAAGGTCGATCTGCAGGATAGGAGCGCCAACCGGGACATCCTCGACCGCGGCACGCTCTTCGTCGCCCGCTTCGACGCGGACGGGCGCGGCGCGTGGCTGCCGCTCGTCCACGGCCAGGGCCCGCTGACCCCCGAGAACGGCTTTCGCGATCAGGCAGACGTGCTGGTCGAGACGCGGCGCGCCGCCGACCTCCTCGGTGCCACCAAGATGGACCGGCCGGAGGATGTCGAGGCCAATCCGAAGACCGGCAAGGTCTACGTGATGCTGACCAACAATTCGAAGCGCAAGGCCGATCAGGTCGATGCCGCCAACCCGCGGCCCGACAACCGCTTCGGCCACATCGTGGAGCTTAGCCCGGACGGACGGGACTACGCCGCGCCGGGTTTTGCCTGGGAGGTGCTGGTCCGCTGCGGCGATCCGGCGATCGCGGCGGTCGGCGCCACCTTCTCGTCGGCGACGACAAGGGACGGCTGGTTCGGCATGCCGGACAATTGCTCGGTCGACGGCCAGGGCCGGCTCTGGGTCGCCACCGACGGCAATTCGGCTGGCCGCACGGGCCGCACCGACGGCATCTGGGCGATGGAGACGGAGGGGCCGGGGCGCGGCACGGGCAAGCACTTCTTCCAGGTGCCGACCGGCGCCGAGATGTGCGGGCCCTACTTCACGCCGGACGACACCACCTTCTTCGTGGCCGTCCAGCACCCCGGCGAGGCCGACGAGGAGGACCCGAAGGCCGAGCCCGCCACCTTCGAGCGGCCCGCGACCCGCTGGCCGGACTTCGACCCGAACCTGCCGCCGCGTCCAGCCGTCGTGGCGATCACCCGGCGCGGTGGCGGTCGCGTCGGCACCTGA